GATAAGAATAATCGTGTGAATGGAAACTGCAGAACGTGAGTTTATAAATATCCATTTGatcatattataattgatttttatataagtaatgaGTTTTTCATTAAGAGCGCTTCAACTCTTATATAAATAGAACACAAACGGTTACAAattttaccaaatttattttttcagtacaaattGTAGACATATTGATTTGTTGATTTGTTTGATGTGACCATAACGAGCACGTTTAcagaagtccaatcgttgaaccccatttttccattactttttctaataaattgatcGATATTGTAGCAATTTGACGTTCGATATTTTCTCTGAGCTCTTCTGACGTCGCCAGATTATTAGTGTAGACTAATGACTTCCAAGgcccaaaagaaaataatacaaaggcgttaaatcgcacgagcgaGCTGGTCAATCAGCTGGTCATTTCTCGAAATAACACGCTCATCAAATTTGCTTTGCAATAAATCAATCGTAAAGTTTGCTGTTGAcaaagtggcaccgtcttgttgaagCTACATGTCTCCCAAGTCCATTCCTTCCAATTGGGGCAAAAGAAAAATCAGTTATCCTGGTATGATAGTGATTTCCATTTACAGTAACGTGGCTATTATCatcatgaaggaaaaaatatggcCGAATGATTCCTCCAGCATGAAGTTTACtgcaaacagtaattttttcgAGATGCAATGATATCTCGTGAATCCCTTGTGGATTGCTTTTTGAccaataatgcattttttgcttattaacaaagccattaacccaaaaatgaatttcatcACTCAAGATGAATTTATGTTCTTAATATTGCGACAATTTAACGgtcattttgataataaatttggataatttgcaaTCACTGATAGAGTGTATATTGTTCCATGATTAAATGTATACCAATGAAGTTCCTAAATTTACTTTCTAAATTACATATGGCATCTTTTTTCCCCtaacggggaaaaaatgaagCATCGGTTATGAAAAACCATTTAAGacttaactaatttatattatttatcctttttagAACATTCAATGGAGGACAATGGTGTTATATTACAGATGAGGCCGCTCGTAATGGAGATTGCCCAGATGCTAATCCTTCCACCCGATTCCCTGGAAAAAAATGGTCATACTTCTCTTGTGCTACTCCAAGTACCCGTCAATGTGTCTTGGATGCAGTGGTAAGTTTTTATctgattaaatgtaattatttaacctattattatggattattttttataatagagaAATGGAGGCTGCTTCCCTCAagtttttgatacaaaaataaacgtCAAATCCGCCTTCAAGCCATCTAAAACTCCATCATCCGATCCTAActctccttaaaaatatatccctacCTGAAATTGTACCTtcaaattatagatatattatatatatatagataaataaaaattatagcgacattaattaattatatctaatcaCTTCATAGTAATAATCGAGGTTAAGCGATTTATTAAGGGAACTTAAATCCGTGTGTGCTGGGAAATCCTAGGTGTGTGTAAGCAAGCCGTAGTACTGCGTTACTTCACTACCACAAATAtatcctatttattttgttgtcagctgtcgattccctcttctcccttgatacgtcatggctatttcatactttattctttttgatatatacacaaagtaataagttaccctatacttatgctccgtttccaaaagaacaggaatacaatttcttgtagaTTCCTCGTggcttatataatatttatattggctattttaataaaatagccaattaagaaattttggccATTTCTTcgtagaaataatattataactaatcataactcctcttttaatgaaatattactaagcaatattataaactACTATGTAGATTGttatgatatttaattcattttaaaaatggggaaGAAATAACATGACAGTGACAGTCTGGGAGTACATAAGATATAaatggcagttggtatgatttacttatttgactaactacTCATGGTTGACTAATAACTCTAGGTGGGGGGAAAATTGGTCcatatttggctaactaccaagtgattttgggcctttttcggTTTCGTTTTGTATGAAAGTTTGCTTGATGCTTCATCATTGACGCAATAAAGGGAATTCCGTGTCTGCTATTGACAAACTGAATAATATACAGTCAATagctttttataattaatataataaagatactCTCCAATCAAACTGTTACAACAAAGAGGTGTAGCAACTCTCAAcgctgaaatttttttttatatcagcaggaaaatttgatgaaatgtcTTGTACAAAACACAGCagttttatcatatttaaaataatgtttgaataaaaatatgaaaccaacaaagaaaaagaaacctaTAATTAATGTTGAAATCACTATGACCTCACGTACAAGTCAGGGTCAGTTACAAAATACTCCTGATACTAGTCTTTCTCCAGAGAATTGAGAAAATCCTAGGGAAGGACAgaagaattaatatttgcaatcgTGGAAACAGTCAAAATACTTTCACTAAACACAAGAGGTCGTAGAGACAAAAAGATCAGACATGCTTTAATTAAAAGACTTTTAAAACTTAATCCTActataatttgtttacaaaacgcAAGAACCAAGGTTTCTTCAACCTGTAAAAGTTATTGTGGGTTCTGTCTTCCTCGTGATTTCGATTCTATTTTATTACTTGGTATTACTCTTCCAGAGACATTCTATCACTGGTTTCTAAGAAACCGGAGTCCTCTTCTTTGTCCAAAGAGTACTCATCCAAGAGTCAATGGcacataattgaaattaataacaatGCCTTAAGGTTTTCCTTAATCAATGCTTATGGACCAAATATAAGATATCATGCTTTCTATCAATCAATGTTGTACAATCGTAAGTGTGATTCCCTTCCATGAATCCTTATaggtatagttgataatattgtagagaaaaacgcgtgcgaggaggaggggggaaaaaagacatatggtatcattgtttaaaatactgatgtgattatcatctgcctgctttattatgatttttgagggtataactaatgtatttattagcaaaatgtttaatgaagatatactacgtataattgacttcgacgttttttatccgttacagtagatttgaaaacgtcacactccatgaaattgtaattcattatgaaccttattctcagaataatagctaatgaaacgacaaagtagagtatttgaaatatatttgaagctcaaagtttaaaaaagaaggctttaattaaatataatctacatactaaaaataaaccattaaacattaaagttaaatatacaaaattaaacaattaaaatcatataactattaataataataaattataaatacagaatattgaaataatagattgatccaaataatattttcttgttctgacatcggaattcagttaaatatgtcataactttaggttgcaatacacaagcgagacgtggagtttaatcaaaaagataatcacccctcttcttcatgtggaagttgctatatacaattgtgcacaggatagatatatctctaccgatgagatctaactaattattaataataaagtaaatgtcaaaatcataaaattagacaataaatatactaataaaaaatttttataaataaattcatcgtaaagatttagagcaaaagctaattatgtagtaatgtccggcgatattactccctattaagagcatcaaaaagatttcccccgttatttaggtatgcttatataacaacatactattatcatgatggatatacacaattgttaattataatgcaacacccaatgtaactaccctcgttgttgtgaccatttaaacagttgtttttgccttttatgagttttctgaacaccatttcttggagcccatcaaccatagctaagcctttagtgataaaaaagtaatatttattgactatgtaatattggaaaacctaattatcatacccaagtcttaaagcgaagtaagtagtctcagacaaactagttgcaaaccatccaaagctactacccccgttgttgtgaccatttaagcagttgtttttgccctttactgagttgtgtatcataattcttgatatgtttacctaaaatagaatcatattttatggttagatttaaaaaaaaattgaatacttactgtgagatagtacaaaattcagagttccatttcgatattcgtaaatactttttactgataacttgatcatcatttggtgtggatgactcaaaacatttttatatgtatttctatatatgacatcagtaccaacatcctccattaatttaatgatggttcctcgggaagggatatgtttacccttgtatttctccataaattttttgaacgtagatgattagcaatggataaggttatattacatgcaataagcatcgttgtgagatcaaagttaaagtctgacttgatgtattcatcgtcaaattgattttatagatgaatatccacactcttgttatgagatgaggataatgagtggcgtgtaattctagacaggggactaaaggcacatttatatcgacaaatccgacaaaccatctgtttctcatccggtaagtattttccaaattcctgggcctccattttcataaatccagacagaaggcgacgtcattttggggattttattcagttctctatcaccatctcatattatattaatattgaataatacaggcgggaatgataacgttcatgattgatagaagaagatgtatattatttaatcaatgataccataagtaattcttcttttctcctcgcacgcttttctattcttaccaaaattatcacccttacttatagGTGACATGAATGTAGATAAAAAATTCGGACACGCTAACTTACACTTCTAACTTTAGCTTGTAGGGGAACTAAATCTCACTGATattgttaaaattgtaagtcctcaTGACATATTTTCTTGGAGAAATGGATCATCAAGGATAAGACCTTGCTCTAGTTTCTCcaagcatataaaaaaaaaatacaaaatcgttTTATCTTTTCGGATCACAAGATCGTTTAAGTCCTTAAATTCGGCAATATGGGCCATCCAGGTGGGTTATAGAATAAGAAGACTTTATAAAAGCCCTTGAACACGGACTGGATGTGCTTTTCGACCCCCTTCAACCAACAAACCGGTTGGCTTGtcgtcttttaaaaatattaaaattactgctGATATGTTTAGAAGGGCAAAAAGGAGAGAATCGATCCTGTTCAATAAAAGTGTTGAAGAGataatatttcatgtttttcatagtttttttgcAGCTGATACTTTTAATGCATATAGAATATCTGATATTGCAGAGGAAGAGATTTCTCTTAAAGTTTGGAATTTCGATCGAGAAGTATGGAAAATTACCTTCTTCTATAACCCGAGGTAAAATTTCCCTCATTCCTAAGAAAGGAAACAGTACTCAGTTTGGTCATTGAAGGCCAAAAACGGTTTTGAACGAAACATATGGAATCCTAGCAGGagtaatttcaaaacaaatcaaGCCTATCCTCAATCAAAAGATAGGGAACCATCAAAAAGGATTTCTAAGAGATTGGAAAATAGCTGATATATCTCGAAATATTAAAGCATGTGTTGATTCTTTgaaggagaataaaaaaattggggcAATCATTGTGCAAGGCATTTGATGCTATTAGATACAGCCATATACTTCGGGCTGTTAAAAAGCTATTGCCTAAGCGTTTTTTCAATCCTATAAGAGCCTTGCTGTATAATGGATCATCTACAATCGAGATCGATGGTTGTGTAAATGGGCCTATTCTTCCCAAAAGGAGCTGCAGGCAAGGATGTCTAGCAGcacctttattatttattgccgGAATTTCAAGAATTTGTATATTTCTGCTTAGGAGATATAGGGGCTTTGGAATTTCCTTAGACAATTCTTAACATTTACTCGATACTTATGCAGATGATGTCACATTAATTATCGAAGCCAACGCTGAGCTTAAGTTAGTTAGAAGAATTGAAGTCATTcttaagtattttgaaaaatattctcaCAGGTCTGGCTTGATAATGAATCAAAGTAAAACTGCTGTTCTCCCAATAGGGATTTGGAAGCCAGACTCTTCGACATGTCCACAAGTGACGTTGAACGTTCTGTACGCCCTGTTGAGGTCACTAACACCcgaattcattgaaaaaatcctttatatgGTGATGGGTAAAACTATcacaggtgcatattattcatcgttatttgactgtttgaaaaccgagctgcaagaaaaacaacaacgattggcccacaaaaaagtcattttccagtAGGACACCTCAGCAGTTATGGCCGCAAAATTAATAGAGATATGGTTACAACTCGATTCAAATCCCCCCTATTCTCTAGACGTAGCTCCCTCGGGCTGATATTTGTTcccaaatttgaagaaatggctggatagaaaaaagattttattcaaaCGAGGAGGTGATTTCAGACACGAATGGTTATTTTTCATACTTGGACAAATCTTATTATTCGGAAGGGAACCACAATACTTGATCAGCATTGGACGAAATTTACATGCCTAAAAGAacactatgttgaaaaataaaaaaagtataacccAAACAATTaagtagtttttgtttttgtaaggacttttcaaacgaccccaGTATGTTGGCATGTTATTTGaagcttataatattttttttttttaaattaataataatacatttcatctAAGATACAGGCactatattttaacatttataatgctcgcccgcagcgaaggggtctaaacattaagaagaaataacagtgatcattgtcaatgtgatttcacGCTCCCTCCTTGGCTTGAGCAACGCCGGATAACCCCTTGctagtattatataaatttttctctgTAAATTTACTCCGCATAAGTAAAAGTTATATCGTAATTATATTACTCCAAATACTTTCTATCAGgggttataacttataataccATACGTTTAAATTGAATGCTACATAATAATGACATGACTTTTATTCGATAGTCATATACAGTAAACTTTTGACAACTTTACTCATTATAGTATAtgaattatacattaaaatataactactaTCAAGAAAAGTTCATTGCCGTTCACATCTTATATGTTTAAGCAACACCATCTCTAGTGTAGTATTATAAATAGGAacttgggtaatttttttttattcaagcgAATTTTGTATAATGTGGATATGTCTGATGCGTAGTACCTGCCTTATATTGAGCTTAAAGTTTTGTATTTCTTTACTAGAAAACTTAATAAACCCCAAAATATAGGATCCATATTTACCTTAATTCAGatttagaaaagataaaaacaagTTAAATTGGCATGCTTTCATGGAGGAATGTTATGACTCatcatttattagttataaCTTTTAAGTAAAGATGGGGGCCGTGTAAAGAAAGAACTAAGTATAGTAAATAGAAAAGCACTAACGGTTGATGCATgtactcttttttattatttgctcAGTATTTAATCGTTCGTGGGGATGTTAATATCTCCCTCAAAAAGAAGGATTATCATCTATCTTTTGtgtgaattgatttaaaaatgaatatatatgaatttgaatataattataatattttctctgcactaaTGCCAATTTAAATGTGCAAGATTCTCCTcgttatagcagtaattcattttctctctccaaaatcataaaacaggaagctgatattaacaacGGTCTTGAGTTAGGTGTACCAAATGTATGCCCTCCACCTTCTCTTCccgattttacaaaaaaaacccaaatctACTTACTATAAGGCAACAAAGATATCTTTTACTGTCTTTGATAACTAAGTCATATAAGCCCAAAGCTGGGTTTCAAGTTTGgataaataactgttttgagattagaaaaggaaaaactgttgttACGTGtgctatttcttcttttttgattattgttttGATAACATATCCCTCGAATAAAGATTATACAGTTTGCCGCTTGTATTAGTGCAGTAttgaatataagttatattattattagttgtatTTTAATCCATAACTAATACtcatcaaggttaatagaaatataaggttataccataacgcgtgtacgaatagtgtttgacttccaccacgtttttaatattgacgtcatagtaatgagtggttgcgtgttttatcAACATCTGCTTttcttgcctagcagtcggtacgatacattaaattgaaaattctagcaatagtgacgtcatagactatgagtggttgcgtgttttgtcaaaatctgcctgtcttgcctaTCAGTTCGTagaatacatcagattgaaatttctagcaagcccgattacaagatggtctaaccttgtatttctattcactATGTCCCTatgatttaaatgaaattgacttcaaatttattaatctttcaTTTCTAGTACACACTCTTAACTCAATCGTTACAAtactgggtgtagaaaaagtactgagacctgcctataaatagttattaaaatactcataattcaTCAGGATATTGTTGtacatagaatttttttttactataacaatgcacattaagtATGAATCTGAACCCCATCAGCCTCCAACCGCTCTCCGGAATCCCTTGGATACATTGGTAaagtagtcctttttcatgatcctccactgctggttaatggaagtcttcagggcatcaatattcgggtgacAGACTTTACaggcctttttctcaatttgccacccaTCCAAAACTGAAAACGAACGTGTCCTTGTTGAACTTTTTCATTATCTttgtgatctatgggaccacattttcatTCAACACAATCAAGTAGTCTGCTGCTGGTAActggtatccaacaggaaacaaAATCGGAGGCAGTTTTTCTCCATTTAATGCCACAACCcctaacatcatcacagaggtcggatgtttggtcttggtgactgtcctaaTGCTATTGTCAGCATTGCCAAAGCATACAACCCGATCATTTTTCTTGTTGTAGAGGGGGAGAAGAACGGTAaaggtcttttcatcagagaaaaaaattacacggTCGCTGTTGTACTTCatatcattcaagagttgttaaCATCCCTGAAGATGGAGTTCTTTTTGAAGTTGGGACAGGAGTGGCACCGCAACTCTTCTTAGCGACCTTCACCCAGCCTTTCAGATAGCCTTGCCCACAGTAGACCAATGCAACTTCTTCTTACTGatgtactctgacatcttcatcgttgggtttatcttaaaggcctccatgatgtcttcagccttcactttggtgggtcttcccCACTTGGGTTTGTTCTTAAGGTTGTCCCCCTCAGCCAATTGTTTTCTGACCCGACATACTGTagccttgctgacgtttaaggccttcatcaTGTCCGAGGTTGTCCTCCCAGCACGGGTTAAATTGcttatgatggctcttcttgcctccattgCGACATATACAGAATTTTGTTTACATCATTTGttcatcaatcaaaggcttagaatctaagctattaaaaaaatcggaaCTTAAAGATATAATCAACAatcctattcaaaactgtatttttagaaggtctcattactttttctacaaccggtaagtgaaaatatttttttaaaaggaaagagAGAAAATGGCTCCGGACTTGTATCTATGCCTCAGGTATATATTAACAATTCCGAGCACGCTAAAAACGGACATGTAGttcatttcaattaaaattaattatcatagtcatgatttttaaatcttatattgTAATGAACGGGGTAACAATAAGACGGTACTGCCTACCACTAAAATTGGGATCCTTGTAGAAAATATGTTCATTCTTCTGAATTCTTCTGGATGCGTCACAAGtggaatttttcatttgaaaataactcatttccttaatatatttgaagcgtCGGCATAAGGCCTTGTCAAAAAAGCTTTGACAAATATTcattcacatatttttattagatcgCTGTAGGTAAGTTGAATTTATCTTGTTTTTACCGTCTTTGATCGTCTCTTTAAGAaatctgataattttttattttaaattttgtcgcTTGTTGGAATGCTTGCTCTAttcccaatattttttccatataattatttgaagttttCCTTTACTTGATAGTTTTGCTCCACTCGGATGTTGATTTTTAAGATGGAGAAAGTGTCTTATTAAATCTAGCTTACTGGGCAACAGATTTATGAGGATTGCACAAGAAATCCCGACTAACATTAAATATGATGGCTTGATGGAGCTGAGAAATTATAGTAAGGGGTATTTTTTTAGGCGGGACAACTGTCAAGAAACACTTATTATCGACTATATATTCCAAGGATCCAGTCAATCAGTATCATACCCCatttacataatttcaaaaaattcagcCTACTTTGGGAACTTATGAGTTATGGGAGGGAGTTTAGCAGGAAATATGGAACTTTTAATCGAAAGTAGTCCTTTGGATTCTTACAGGtagaacaacaaaatacaaagccGGTTTTAGTACAaagagaagatttttttttataataaaaaaaaaggtattgaaAACAATAAGCATTAAAAGGGCCCCAgcacaaataaagaaaaaaagaaaagaggattcaaaattattttcttaaaaaaacgaaaagctCCTTACATTAATCTTTGCCCTAGAGTGCCACTTTAAAATCGCACTGCCCATATTACAAACCTAAAGTAAACTAACGATCAATGCAGATTTTGGGTTTGcttaaattactttataaatcaTAGCACAGACACTTTTTTCgattatttcatataatgatacagtaattaattataaaagcataataaaaaaacaaaattcgaaTAATTTATGTCTCCTctcttgtattaatatattatttgcaattgCTATATCTTGCCTTCCTAAATTATTTAATCGACTCTGGcagattaaattttaagttagCCCAGTCAGGAATGATTTGTTCTTTCAAGTAAGCATCCCTAGAAAGAGATCTTGTTGCCACTTCATCTGTTGCACCAAATATGGATGCCCCTAACCAAGCAGCACAATTAGCACCACCTGGAGTCATATGCACTTTGAAATTATCCTTGATTTTCAATTTACTGTAATGGGGCTCCGTTTCACataaatcctttatttcttttatcacCCGGGATTTGAATCCAGGTATTTGAGTACATCCACCAATAAACACAATATTCTCTGCTAAAAGTTTTCTGGTATCTATGGAACAAGAGGTAATGGAATCCAAAATCATGGTGGGAATGCTTAATCGGTCATTATCCTATGTTTGTTCATAGAAAAAGAAGTATTCAATATGCggcttaaatattattatgaaaagtgaataaataattaccTGTTCG
The genomic region above belongs to Lepeophtheirus salmonis chromosome 8, UVic_Lsal_1.4, whole genome shotgun sequence and contains:
- the LOC121123230 gene encoding uncharacterized protein; this translates as MKSIILSYLLVCAISYISLSEAQTVLKAAAPANNVRDCFCQCSSLSFRDKNNRVNGNCRTTFNGGQWCYITDEAARNGDCPDANPSTRFPGKKWSYFSCATPSTRQCVLDAVRNGGCFPQVFDTKINVKSAFKPSKTPSSDPNSP